Proteins encoded within one genomic window of Ctenopharyngodon idella isolate HZGC_01 chromosome 6, HZGC01, whole genome shotgun sequence:
- the scly gene encoding selenocysteine lyase encodes MAEKSSPPLILDHNLWGTFTHHGSDLDHHDVPDGPDRIYMDYNATTPVDPEVIRAVTDALTDAWGNPSSNYLPGLKARDIIYHSRDTIARMVGGKAADIIFTSGGTEANNLVFHTAVEHFRKSKTSAEGGTNSQQMNGKGSLPHIIISNVEHDSIKLTAKHLLKEDKADVTFVPVSKVTARVEVEDVIAAIRPTTCLVSIMLANNETGIIMPIKDICQRVKDVNKQRAASAPRILLHTDAAQAIGKIRVDAHELGVDYITIVGHKFYGPRIGALFVNDPGTTTPVYPLLFGGGQERNFRPGTENTAMIAGLGKAAELVSLNLAEYEAHFLDIRRYLEQKLRAVFGKDKIHFNSHFSGSDILPNTCNVSILGRGLQGRRVLSTCRRLLASVGAACHSDRGDQPSHILLSCGIPYDVATNALRISVGRSTSREDVDIVVEDLRDTVEQLERMN; translated from the exons ATGGCTGAAAAGAGTAGTCCCCCTCTCATCCTGGATCATAATTTATGGGGAACCTTTACACATCATGGATCTGACCTGGATCATCATGATGTGCCTGATGGGCCAGACAG AATATACATGGATTACAACGCCACCACACCAGTCGATCCAGAGGTGATCAGGGCTGTTACTGATGCTTTAACTGATGCGTGGGGAAATCCCAGCAGTAATTACCTACCAG GTCTGAAAGCCAGAGACATCATTTACCATTCCAGAGACACCATTGCAAGGATGGTTGGTGGAAAAGCAGCAGATATTATTTTTACTTCAGGAGGAACTGAG GCCAATAATCTGGTGTTTCACACAGCTGTGGAGCATTTCAGGAAGAGCAAGACTTCTGCAGAGGGAGGCACGAACAGCCAGCAGATGAATGGAAAAGGCTCTTTACCTCATATTATCATCTCTAATGTGGAGCATGACTCCATCAAACTCACAGCTAAACACTTGTTAAAGGAGGACAAAGCAG ATGTCACATTTGTGCCCGTTTCCAAGGTGACGGCACGGGTGGAGGTTGAGGATGTCATTGCAGCGATTCGTCCCACCACCTGCTTGGTGTCGATCatgctggccaataatgagacAGGCATCATTATG CCAATTAAGGATATTTGTCAGAGGGTGAAGGATGTAAACAAACAGAGGGCAGCATCAGCTCCCAGAATCCTCCTGCACACTGATGCAGCCCAGGCTATAGGAAAGATACGAGTGGATGCACATGAGCTGGGAGTAGACTACATTACCATCGTAGGACACAAG TTTTATGGCCCACGAATCGGAGCTTTGTTCGTGAATGATCCTGGAACCACAACCCCTGTTTACCCTTTGCTTTTTGGAGGAGGACAAGAGCGCAACTTCAGGCCAGG aaCTGAAAACACAGCAATGATAGCAGGTCTGGGAAAG gCTGCCGAATTAGTAAGCTTAAATCTAGCAGAGTATGAAGCCCATTTCCTGGATATCCGACGTTATCTAGAGCAGAAGCTGCGT gctgtCTTTGGAAAAGATAAGATTCATTTTAATAGCCATTTTTCTGGCTCAGACATTTTGCCCAACACATGCAATGTTTCCATTTTGGGAAGAGGACTTCAAG GGCGTAGAGTGCTGTCCACCTGTAGGAGGTTGTTGGCCAGTGTGGGTGCTGCCTGTCACTCAGACAGAGGAGATCA ACCTTCTCATATTCTTCTAAGCTGTGGGATTCCATATGATGTGGCTACCAATGCTCTGAGGATTAGTGTGGGTAGAAGTACCTCCCGTGAAGATGTGGACATTGTCGTGGAGGATCTGAGAGACACTGTAGAGCAACTGGAGCGAATGAACTAG